In Thermoanaerobaculales bacterium, one genomic interval encodes:
- a CDS encoding aminoacyl-histidine dipeptidase, whose product MSSPLESLEPKLLWTHFDAIRAIPRPSKHEERIAAHVEAWARGRGFEVRRDEIGNVAVRVPATPGHEGAPTVVLQGHLDMVCEKNSDVDRDFMSQGIDVAVDGDWVVARGTTLGADNGIGVATAMALAEDPSVTHGPLELLCTIDEETGLTGAKKLDPSLLSGRIMLNLDTEEDGAVYIGCAGGVDTTGEVKLSRRRGLLGSMPVRIAVLGLRGGHSGLNIIENRGNAIRLAVRTVLAAIAADIEIDLVSIDGGSKHNAIPREAFVVVRIDDSQLDRLRGVVATCLAAFREEFAATDPDLAVTVEPIEDSNGVLRPLNVHTRDRLLHLLDALPHGVLAMSRAVPGLVETSSNLAVVTTGGSAARIVTSQRSSVMPALYATQRQVRSVLELAGAAVFSNDPYPGWKPNPDSPIVRKAIDVYRALFGSEPAVKAIHAGLECGLLIEKIPDMDAVSIGPEIRGAHSPEERVQISSVQKFYRHTAAILKDLA is encoded by the coding sequence ATGAGCAGCCCACTCGAGAGCCTGGAGCCGAAACTCCTCTGGACGCACTTCGACGCCATCCGAGCGATCCCCCGCCCGTCCAAGCACGAAGAGCGGATCGCCGCGCACGTGGAAGCCTGGGCCCGCGGTCGCGGGTTCGAGGTCCGGCGAGACGAGATCGGAAACGTGGCGGTGCGGGTCCCGGCGACCCCCGGCCACGAGGGGGCACCGACGGTCGTCCTCCAGGGCCACCTCGACATGGTGTGTGAGAAGAACTCCGACGTCGACCGCGACTTCATGAGCCAGGGCATCGACGTCGCCGTCGACGGTGACTGGGTGGTGGCCCGCGGCACGACGCTGGGCGCCGACAACGGCATCGGCGTCGCAACGGCGATGGCCCTGGCGGAGGACCCGTCGGTCACTCACGGCCCGCTCGAGCTCCTGTGCACGATCGACGAGGAGACCGGCCTGACCGGTGCCAAGAAGCTCGACCCGTCGCTGCTCAGCGGCCGCATTATGCTCAACCTCGACACCGAGGAGGACGGTGCCGTCTACATCGGCTGCGCCGGCGGCGTCGACACCACCGGCGAGGTCAAGCTGTCGCGGCGGCGCGGGCTGCTCGGGTCGATGCCGGTGCGGATCGCCGTGCTCGGCCTGCGCGGCGGCCACTCCGGCCTCAACATCATCGAGAACCGCGGCAACGCGATCCGCCTCGCGGTGCGAACCGTGCTCGCGGCGATCGCCGCCGACATCGAGATCGACCTGGTGTCGATCGACGGCGGCTCCAAGCACAACGCGATCCCGCGCGAGGCCTTCGTCGTGGTGAGGATCGACGACTCCCAGCTCGACCGGCTGCGCGGCGTCGTCGCTACCTGCCTGGCCGCCTTCCGGGAGGAGTTCGCGGCCACCGACCCCGACCTCGCGGTCACGGTCGAGCCGATCGAGGACAGCAACGGTGTGTTGCGGCCGCTCAACGTCCACACCCGCGACCGGCTGCTGCACCTTCTCGACGCGCTGCCCCATGGTGTGCTGGCGATGTCCCGCGCGGTCCCCGGCCTGGTCGAGACCTCGAGCAACCTGGCCGTCGTGACGACCGGCGGCAGCGCGGCGCGGATCGTGACCTCGCAGCGGTCGTCGGTGATGCCCGCCCTGTACGCGACCCAGCGCCAGGTGCGATCGGTTCTCGAGCTCGCCGGTGCGGCGGTCTTCAGCAACGATCCCTATCCGGGATGGAAGCCCAACCCGGACTCGCCGATCGTTCGCAAGGCGATCGACGTGTACCGCGCCCTCTTCGGGAGCGAGCCGGCGGTGAAGGCGATCCACGCCGGGCTGGAGTGCGGGCTGCTGATCGAGAAGATCCCCGACATGGACGCGGTGTCGATCGGCCCGGAGATCCGGGGCGCCCACTCGCCGGAGGAGCGGGTGCAAATCTCGTCGGTGCAGAAGTTCTACCGGCACACCGCGGCGATCCTGAAGGATCTGGCCTGA
- a CDS encoding sugar isomerase domain-containing protein, translating to MSASEYLSRIQSVIERIETSQIAKIRAAGAAMAESITDGGRVYLYGSGHSVIPVLDVFPRYGSFVGFFPLYDPRLMWFNVIGPGGARELLWLERQPGYAEVFLRSYPLEPRDCMVVFSHGGLNAAGIEVALAAKAKGLTVICVSSLANAAIARRTHPSGKMLPDVADIAIDNCVPPEDALVDVGQREPVAAGSTVAAVAVAMSLVAETAACLAAKGGVPPTFVSPNVAGIGPDHMHRVYQAFTEFYFARSMKAQP from the coding sequence ATGTCAGCCAGCGAGTACCTGAGTCGCATCCAGTCCGTCATCGAGAGGATCGAGACTTCGCAGATCGCCAAGATCCGGGCCGCCGGCGCGGCCATGGCCGAGTCGATCACGGACGGCGGGCGGGTCTACCTCTACGGGAGCGGCCACTCGGTCATCCCGGTGCTCGACGTCTTTCCGCGCTACGGCAGCTTCGTCGGCTTCTTCCCGCTCTACGACCCGCGCCTGATGTGGTTCAACGTCATCGGACCGGGCGGCGCGCGCGAGCTGCTGTGGCTCGAGCGGCAGCCGGGCTACGCCGAGGTGTTCCTCAGGAGCTACCCGCTCGAGCCGCGCGACTGCATGGTCGTGTTCTCGCACGGCGGGCTCAACGCCGCCGGGATCGAGGTTGCGCTGGCGGCCAAGGCCAAGGGGCTGACCGTCATCTGCGTGTCGTCGCTCGCCAACGCCGCGATCGCCAGGCGGACCCACCCTTCGGGCAAAATGCTGCCGGACGTCGCCGACATCGCGATCGACAACTGCGTGCCGCCCGAGGACGCGCTGGTGGACGTCGGCCAGCGGGAGCCGGTGGCTGCCGGCTCGACGGTCGCGGCGGTCGCAGTCGCGATGAGCCTGGTCGCCGAGACCGCGGCCTGCCTGGCCGCCAAGGGCGGCGTGCCGCCGACCTTCGTGTCGCCCAACGTCGCGGGCATCGGACCCGACCACATGCACCGGGTGTACCAGGCGTTCACCGAGTTCTACTTCGCGCGTTCCATGAAGGCGCAGCCGTAG
- the pssA gene encoding CDP-diacylglycerol--serine O-phosphatidyltransferase gives MRRPRIIRRKGRVGLRRGIFLLPSLFTVANIFCGFFSAVEASRGRMELAAVFILVATVADILDGRIARLTGASSSFGEVFDSLADVVSFGMAPALLVFHWGLWQTPRVGIAASFLILVAVAIRLARFTSSPHDLHDFAGLPSPAGAGSIALFVLVSPSPVKHPGFVPVVGVFAVCLALLMVSNLPYRSFKDVDLRRRWPATSIFIIALAFSLITLTPHVLSVMAATYVLSAPVAVLTKRLRRRPSAAPSAEHRLEQEQHAEDPDH, from the coding sequence GTGAGACGTCCGCGCATCATCCGCCGCAAGGGCAGGGTCGGGCTGCGGCGCGGCATCTTCCTGCTCCCGTCCCTGTTCACGGTCGCCAACATCTTCTGCGGCTTCTTCTCGGCCGTCGAGGCGAGCCGCGGCCGGATGGAGCTCGCGGCCGTCTTCATCCTGGTGGCGACCGTGGCCGACATCCTCGACGGCAGGATCGCCCGCCTCACCGGCGCCTCCTCGAGCTTCGGCGAGGTCTTCGACTCGCTGGCCGACGTGGTGTCGTTCGGAATGGCGCCGGCCCTGCTCGTCTTCCACTGGGGCCTCTGGCAGACGCCCCGTGTCGGCATCGCGGCATCGTTCCTGATCCTGGTCGCGGTCGCCATCCGGCTCGCCCGGTTCACGTCGTCGCCTCATGATCTGCACGACTTCGCCGGGCTGCCGAGCCCGGCCGGCGCCGGGTCGATCGCGCTGTTCGTGCTGGTTTCGCCGTCGCCGGTCAAGCACCCTGGGTTCGTCCCGGTGGTCGGCGTGTTCGCCGTGTGCCTCGCCCTGCTGATGGTGTCCAACCTGCCCTACCGATCGTTCAAAGATGTCGACCTTCGCCGCCGCTGGCCGGCGACCTCAATCTTCATCATCGCCCTCGCCTTCTCGCTGATCACCCTGACGCCGCACGTGCTGTCCGTGATGGCGGCGACTTACGTCCTGTCTGCGCCGGTGGCGGTGCTGACCAAGCGCCTTCGGCGTCGCCCGTCTGCCGCCCCGTCCGCCGAGCACCGGCTCGAACAGGAACAACATGCCGAAGATCCAGATCATTGA
- a CDS encoding beta-galactosidase, which yields MRRALKHAVALGVITAGLLLLAPPPTEPSPPPAHRGFFPMSVWYAGGTARAPMLEKVTPGKVELWRKDLQQIKSLGFNTVRCWIEWTAAEAAPGTYDFAALETIADLAHEVGLKLIVQVYMDSAPDWVGAAHPDASFVASNGLAVKSQSSPGYCFDHPGVRDKVLAFFTAAARAVADKPAFYGWDLWSEPHIINWAEVYHLGSGDYMQFCYCPSTMARFRGWLQAKYGTLEALNRAWYRTFSTWDEVEPPRFGTILTYTDYIDWKEFISDKLAEDLAAKAAAVKAVVPEGVVTSHSAIPGLFSRPEWNGTPDDRKMADVVDYYGASIYPKHAWTIEPWSPHFRASGHDFTRSMTVSNGGFYIGELQAGYGVFGMKLSVPVVGADLRDWMWTAIAYGARAVNIYAYYPMSSGYESGGYGLVDLDGKVTERAEAAGKVARVVTNNMELFLGATPPRSEIAVLYNPLSHMVGGQQQFTGEGQPIGRNTLAESLQGIHRAFFDAGYTVDFVHVRDLAGGGLAGYKLVVVPYPVQMAAEHQAKLLEFVESGGVMLAEARFGWIDERGFSSDVIPGGGLDQAVGCREAQVVPLRKTSAITIAKAHPALPRLAPGDRLDTVFFEESFDVFGERSEVLAETADGRPAMVHAPHGKGAAIIVGSFVGAAFHHFGNPNNAELLTGLAQWLGVARPVEVQSSVPEVLVEARLLEGDGYRLLFGFNRGQAATSARFAMAATGQGASVRNLETGQTVAPDLEDGRLIVEQRLDPQQVVVLLVR from the coding sequence ATGAGACGAGCTCTGAAGCACGCCGTGGCCCTAGGGGTGATCACTGCAGGCCTCCTGCTGCTCGCCCCGCCGCCAACTGAACCCTCGCCGCCGCCTGCGCACCGGGGGTTCTTCCCGATGTCGGTGTGGTACGCCGGTGGCACGGCGCGTGCGCCGATGCTGGAGAAGGTCACGCCCGGGAAGGTCGAGCTGTGGCGCAAGGACCTCCAGCAGATCAAGTCGTTGGGGTTCAACACGGTGCGCTGCTGGATCGAGTGGACGGCCGCGGAGGCCGCGCCAGGCACCTACGACTTCGCAGCGCTGGAGACCATCGCCGACCTGGCTCACGAGGTCGGCCTCAAGCTCATCGTCCAGGTCTACATGGACTCGGCGCCGGACTGGGTCGGCGCCGCGCACCCGGACGCGAGCTTCGTTGCGTCCAACGGGCTTGCCGTCAAATCCCAGTCCTCGCCCGGCTACTGCTTCGACCATCCCGGGGTCCGGGACAAGGTGCTCGCGTTCTTCACCGCCGCCGCCCGCGCGGTCGCCGACAAGCCCGCCTTCTACGGCTGGGACCTGTGGAGCGAGCCGCACATCATCAACTGGGCCGAGGTCTATCACCTGGGCAGCGGCGACTACATGCAGTTCTGCTACTGCCCGTCGACCATGGCCAGGTTCCGGGGCTGGCTGCAGGCGAAGTACGGCACGCTCGAGGCGCTCAACCGGGCGTGGTACCGGACCTTCTCGACCTGGGACGAGGTCGAGCCGCCGCGTTTCGGGACCATCCTCACCTACACCGACTACATCGACTGGAAGGAGTTCATCTCCGACAAGCTGGCCGAGGACCTCGCCGCCAAGGCGGCCGCCGTCAAGGCGGTGGTCCCGGAGGGCGTGGTCACCAGCCACTCGGCGATCCCCGGGCTGTTCAGCCGCCCGGAGTGGAACGGCACGCCCGACGACCGCAAGATGGCCGACGTCGTCGACTACTACGGCGCGTCGATCTACCCCAAGCACGCGTGGACCATCGAGCCGTGGTCGCCGCACTTCCGGGCGTCCGGCCACGACTTCACCCGGTCCATGACGGTCAGCAACGGCGGGTTCTACATCGGCGAGCTGCAGGCCGGCTACGGGGTGTTCGGGATGAAGCTGAGCGTGCCGGTGGTGGGGGCCGACCTCCGCGACTGGATGTGGACCGCCATCGCTTACGGCGCGCGCGCCGTCAACATCTACGCCTACTACCCGATGAGCTCGGGCTACGAGTCGGGCGGCTACGGCCTGGTCGACCTCGACGGCAAGGTCACCGAGCGGGCAGAGGCAGCGGGGAAGGTTGCCCGCGTCGTCACCAACAACATGGAGCTCTTCCTCGGCGCGACGCCGCCGCGCTCCGAGATCGCCGTGCTCTACAACCCGCTCTCGCACATGGTCGGCGGCCAGCAGCAGTTCACGGGCGAAGGCCAACCGATCGGCCGCAACACCCTGGCCGAGTCGCTGCAGGGCATCCACCGCGCCTTCTTCGACGCGGGCTACACCGTGGACTTCGTGCACGTGCGCGACCTCGCCGGCGGCGGGCTCGCCGGCTACAAGCTGGTGGTCGTGCCGTACCCGGTGCAGATGGCGGCGGAGCATCAGGCGAAGCTCCTCGAGTTCGTGGAGAGCGGCGGCGTCATGCTGGCCGAGGCCCGCTTCGGCTGGATCGACGAGCGCGGGTTCTCGAGCGACGTCATCCCGGGCGGCGGGCTCGACCAGGCAGTCGGCTGCCGGGAGGCGCAGGTCGTGCCCCTGCGCAAGACCTCCGCGATCACGATCGCGAAGGCCCACCCGGCGCTGCCGCGCCTCGCACCGGGAGACCGGCTGGACACGGTCTTTTTCGAGGAGAGCTTCGACGTGTTCGGAGAGCGGAGCGAGGTCCTCGCCGAGACCGCGGATGGTCGGCCGGCCATGGTCCACGCGCCGCACGGCAAGGGCGCTGCGATCATCGTCGGCTCGTTCGTGGGCGCGGCGTTCCACCACTTCGGGAACCCCAACAACGCCGAGCTGTTGACCGGGTTGGCGCAGTGGCTCGGGGTGGCCAGGCCGGTCGAGGTCCAGTCGTCCGTGCCAGAGGTCCTGGTCGAGGCGCGGCTCCTTGAAGGTGACGGCTACCGGCTGCTGTTCGGATTCAACCGGGGTCAGGCGGCGACGTCGGCCCGATTCGCGATGGCCGCGACGGGGCAGGGTGCCTCGGTCCGCAACCTCGAGACCGGTCAGACGGTCGCCCCCGACCTGGAGGATGGGAGGCTCATCGTCGAGCAGAGACTGGACCCGCAGCAGGTCGTGGTCCTGCTCGTCAGGTAG
- a CDS encoding MFS transporter — translation MSDEHRPRVTGLMASLCAGMFVFGIVMAILGAILPSLFATIALDKAEAGNLFLVMNLAMLIMSLAFGPVVDRFGFKAFLLVCAVFVAASLVLLSTAASYPAVLAAVAVLGFAGGGINGGANALTSDLNPERRGAALNIIGIFFGFGALTMPFLIGALLEHLGLRTILTIAAVLSLVPAVMYAALRFPRPKHEQGFPLAQAAQVVGNPLLWLCAFLLFFQSANEFTVGGWISTYLGESIGFAPAAASLVLAGYWAALMAGRFLSSRIVGRLGIARLVLGSAVLSLVAALIVVAASSPLVACAGAILLGLGFAAVFPSTLAVVGEAFPAFTGTAFSVAFVVALSGGMTAPWLTGRIAAASSLRQGMLVPVVACAAIVVLQLVIMRALRQPARQR, via the coding sequence ATGAGCGACGAGCACCGCCCACGCGTCACCGGACTGATGGCCTCGCTCTGCGCCGGAATGTTCGTGTTCGGGATCGTGATGGCGATCCTGGGTGCGATCCTGCCGAGCCTGTTCGCGACCATCGCGCTCGACAAGGCCGAGGCGGGCAACCTCTTCCTGGTGATGAACCTGGCGATGCTGATCATGTCGCTGGCGTTCGGCCCGGTGGTCGACCGCTTCGGCTTCAAGGCCTTCCTGCTGGTGTGCGCCGTTTTCGTCGCGGCGTCGCTCGTGCTGCTGTCAACCGCGGCGTCCTACCCCGCGGTCCTGGCCGCGGTGGCCGTGCTCGGCTTCGCCGGTGGCGGGATCAACGGCGGCGCCAATGCCCTGACCAGCGATCTCAACCCCGAACGCCGGGGCGCGGCCCTCAATATCATCGGGATCTTCTTCGGCTTCGGCGCCCTGACCATGCCGTTCCTGATCGGCGCCCTGCTCGAGCACCTCGGCCTGCGCACCATCCTCACCATCGCCGCAGTGCTCAGCCTGGTTCCGGCCGTGATGTACGCCGCGCTCCGCTTTCCCCGTCCCAAGCACGAGCAGGGCTTCCCGCTCGCCCAGGCGGCCCAGGTCGTGGGCAACCCGCTGCTCTGGCTGTGCGCGTTCCTGCTCTTCTTCCAGTCGGCCAACGAGTTCACGGTCGGCGGGTGGATCTCCACGTATCTCGGCGAGAGCATCGGCTTCGCTCCGGCCGCGGCCTCCCTCGTCCTGGCAGGCTACTGGGCCGCCCTCATGGCCGGGCGCTTCCTGTCGAGCCGCATCGTCGGCCGGCTGGGCATCGCGCGGCTCGTCCTCGGCAGCGCGGTGCTATCGCTCGTCGCTGCCCTGATCGTGGTCGCCGCTTCGTCTCCGCTCGTCGCCTGTGCCGGAGCGATCCTGCTCGGCCTCGGCTTTGCGGCGGTCTTTCCCTCCACCCTGGCGGTCGTCGGCGAGGCCTTCCCGGCCTTCACCGGCACCGCGTTCAGTGTCGCCTTCGTCGTCGCGCTGTCGGGCGGGATGACCGCGCCCTGGCTCACCGGCCGGATCGCCGCGGCGTCGAGCCTCCGCCAGGGGATGCTGGTCCCGGTCGTCGCCTGCGCCGCGATCGTCGTGCTCCAGCTCGTGATCATGCGCGCCCTGCGCCAACCCGCCCGCCAGCGCTGA
- a CDS encoding ROK family protein, with amino-acid sequence MEREAHRRREAGFCVGVDVGGTKIAAALFTADGGMLSKTKLPIDRSGPEAPVGQIAAAIAELAAVAEELEPADSGHPVAAAGIVIPGVVFHGTGEVWAPNIAGWDHFPLAARLGERTSLPLVLDSDRAAYVLGEQWCGVAKGLRDVAFVAFGTGIGAGILVDGRLVRGSGDVAGAVGWFAIDPRFRPEYGERGCFECEASGTAVGLLARRALEQGRQSAIAASSGGEVTAEAVFRAADSGDALALEVLDHAVEAMAMGIANIVSILNPEIVVLGGGLFQSDLRLLGPVRSRVARWAQPLAAAAVRIEPSGLGEDAGLYGAAKLAWDSVRVWP; translated from the coding sequence ATGGAACGAGAGGCACACCGGCGTCGCGAGGCGGGCTTCTGCGTCGGGGTCGACGTCGGCGGGACCAAGATTGCGGCGGCCCTGTTCACGGCGGACGGTGGGATGCTGTCCAAGACGAAGCTCCCGATCGATCGCAGCGGACCGGAGGCCCCGGTCGGCCAGATCGCCGCGGCCATCGCCGAGCTGGCGGCCGTCGCAGAGGAGCTCGAGCCCGCGGACTCCGGCCACCCGGTGGCAGCCGCCGGCATCGTGATCCCCGGCGTGGTCTTCCACGGCACGGGCGAGGTGTGGGCGCCGAACATCGCGGGCTGGGACCACTTCCCGCTCGCCGCCAGGCTCGGGGAGCGCACCTCGTTGCCGCTGGTTCTCGACAGCGACCGTGCCGCCTATGTGCTCGGCGAGCAGTGGTGCGGCGTGGCGAAGGGCCTGCGCGACGTCGCGTTCGTTGCCTTCGGCACCGGCATCGGCGCCGGCATCCTGGTCGACGGACGGCTGGTGCGCGGCAGTGGCGATGTTGCCGGCGCCGTCGGCTGGTTCGCCATTGACCCGCGCTTCCGGCCCGAGTACGGCGAGCGGGGCTGCTTCGAATGCGAGGCCTCAGGCACCGCGGTCGGCCTCCTCGCGCGGCGCGCTCTCGAGCAGGGCCGGCAGTCGGCGATCGCCGCCTCGAGCGGCGGCGAGGTCACCGCCGAAGCCGTGTTCCGGGCGGCCGACTCGGGGGACGCACTCGCCCTGGAGGTCCTCGACCACGCCGTCGAGGCCATGGCTATGGGCATCGCCAACATCGTCAGCATCCTCAACCCGGAGATCGTGGTCCTGGGGGGCGGGCTGTTCCAGTCCGACCTGCGGCTGCTCGGGCCGGTGCGCTCTCGGGTTGCGCGCTGGGCCCAGCCGCTGGCCGCCGCCGCGGTGAGGATCGAGCCGAGCGGCCTCGGCGAGGATGCCGGGCTGTATGGCGCCGCCAAGCTAGCCTGGGACTCGGTGCGGGTCTGGCCATGA
- a CDS encoding phosphatidylserine decarboxylase → MIAPEGWPFVLISLCAAAAAGALGWLPLAVAFTACCAFCLFFFRDPRRACALAADIACSPADGKVIACGAAPEGTAPDGLPIRVSVFMSVFSVHVNRAPINATLVDYRYNPGRTLAAYSDKASLVNEQNLSLWEGPAGRIGLKQIAGVIARRIVFDHEPGAAVRRGDRIGLIRFGSRVDVFLPADAEVLVGVGDRVRAGSSPLARLGAA, encoded by the coding sequence ATGATCGCACCGGAGGGCTGGCCCTTCGTCCTGATTTCGTTGTGCGCCGCAGCGGCTGCGGGCGCTCTCGGCTGGCTGCCGCTTGCCGTGGCCTTCACCGCCTGCTGCGCCTTCTGCCTGTTCTTCTTCCGCGACCCGCGCCGGGCGTGCGCGCTCGCCGCCGACATCGCCTGCTCGCCGGCCGACGGCAAGGTGATCGCGTGCGGCGCCGCGCCCGAGGGCACTGCGCCGGACGGCCTGCCGATCCGGGTGAGCGTCTTCATGTCGGTCTTCAGCGTCCACGTCAACCGGGCACCGATTAACGCCACCCTCGTCGACTACCGGTACAACCCAGGACGGACCCTTGCGGCCTACAGCGACAAGGCGTCGCTGGTCAACGAGCAGAACCTTTCGCTGTGGGAGGGCCCGGCCGGGCGCATCGGCCTCAAGCAGATCGCCGGCGTCATCGCCCGCCGGATCGTCTTCGACCACGAGCCGGGGGCTGCGGTGCGGCGCGGTGACCGGATCGGGCTGATCCGCTTCGGCTCGCGCGTCGACGTCTTCCTGCCGGCTGACGCCGAGGTCCTGGTGGGTGTCGGCGACCGGGTGCGCGCCGGGTCGAGCCCGCTGGCGCGGCTGGGGGCGGCGTGA
- a CDS encoding DUF465 domain-containing protein — translation MAPKQPRVERDDLDYEHLRLEHQTHEKRLEELNKKAWLTPEEELEAKQLKKLKLRLKDQMEQLRRSGA, via the coding sequence ATGGCGCCAAAGCAGCCGCGGGTTGAGCGCGACGACCTCGACTACGAGCACCTCCGCCTCGAGCACCAGACCCACGAGAAACGGCTCGAGGAGCTCAACAAGAAGGCCTGGCTGACGCCCGAAGAGGAGCTGGAGGCGAAACAGCTCAAGAAGCTCAAGCTGCGCCTCAAGGACCAGATGGAACAACTTCGCCGCTCGGGCGCGTAG